Proteins encoded in a region of the Enoplosus armatus isolate fEnoArm2 chromosome 16, fEnoArm2.hap1, whole genome shotgun sequence genome:
- the LOC139299421 gene encoding sialin, giving the protein MPLPNGYSINSAPLEESEDSEPLIENDEVPPQCCSARLNLAVLMFFGFSVVYGLRVNLSVAMVAMVNYTDPKPAQNSSVVHACPLPPGMENTSDTFQQPEGVPQYPWDSETQGWLLGAFFFGYLCTQIPGGYLSGHYGGRIFLGLGVLGTAALTLLTPLAAQQGSYWLFALRALEGFGEGVTFPAMMAMWARWAPPLERSRLMTLSGSGANFGAFLALPLTGYICQTLGWPAVFYLCGGAGCLWAVFWFIFVSDDPRTHRRISKEERDYIINSIGSQGTGHGWSVPVVPMLLSVPLWAIIVTQMCSNWSYYTLLTSLPTYMNNIMHFDLQSNGFLSALPYLGAWLFSTLSGVAADLLIERKVFSVTVVRKLFTLAGLLPGAAFLVAVGYAGCSHILTVTFLTLSTTIGGISASGVFINQIDIAPRYAGFLLGITNTFGTIPGVVAPIATGYFTKDHTLVGWRKVFWFAAGINVGGALFYTIFGSGKVQPWAVTEEEREEAAKKRSTSITT; this is encoded by the exons ATGCCGCTTCCAAATGGCTACTCCATCAACTCAGCCCCTTTGGAAGAGAGCGAGGACAGTGAACCCCTCATCGAGAATGATGAAG TCCCTCCCCAGTGCTGCTCGGCTCGCCTCAACCTGGCCGTCCTGATGTTCTTCGGATTCTCTGTGGTCTACGGTCTCCGTGTCAACCTCAGTGTTGCCATGGTAGCCATGGTGAATTACACTGACCCCAAACCAGCCCAGAACAGCTCTGTAGTCCATGCTTGTCCACTGCCACCAGGGATGGAAAACACCAGTGATACTTTCCAACAACCTGAGGGG GTCCCCCAGTACCCGTGGGACTCAGAGACTCAGGGCTGGTTGCTGGGAGCGTTCTTCTTCGGCTACCTGTGCACACAGATCCCGGGGGGCTACCTGTCCGGTCACTACGGGGGTAGAATATTCCTGGGTTTGGGTGTGCTGGGCACTGCTGCCCTCACCCTGCTCACCCCTCTGGCTGCCCAGCAGGGATCCTACTGGCTGTTTGCACTACGAGCGTTGGAGGGCTTTGGAGAG GGTGTGACGTTCCCGGCCATGATGGCGATGTGGGCTCGGTGGGCTCCTCCTCTGGAGCGGTCTCGCCTGATGACCCTGTCGGGGTCTGGGGCCAACTTTGGGGCCTTTTTGGCTCTGCCGCTGACCGGCTACATCTGCCAAACATTAGGCTGGCCGGCTGTCTTCTACCTCTGTG GGGGTGCTGGTTGCCTCTGGGCAgtcttttggtttatttttgtatCTGACGACCCTCGCACCCACCGTCGAATCagcaaagaagagagagattATATCATAAACTCCATTGGATCTCAG GGTACAGGTCATGGCTGGTCCGTGCCTGTGGTGCCCATGCTGCTGTCGGTCCCTCTGTGGGCCATCATCGTCACCCAGATGTGTTCAAACTGGTCCTACTACACCCTGCTCACCTCCCTGCCCACCTACATGAACAACATCATGCACTTTGACCTCCAGTCG aATGGTTTCCTCTCCGCTCTGCCGTACCTCGGTGCCTGGTTGTTCTCGACGCTGTCGGGTGTCGCAGCAGACCTCCTCATCGAGAGGAAGGTGTTCAGCGTCACCGTCGTACGCAAGCTCTTTACACTTGCAG gactGTTGCCGGGTGCAGCTTTCCTCGTGGCTGTGGGTTACGCCGGCTGCAGCCACATCCTCACCGTCACCTTCCTCACACTCTCCACAACCATAGGAGGGATCAGCGCCTCCGGAGTCTTCATCAACCAAATAGACATCGCTCCTCG GTATGCAGGATTCCTTCTGGGAATCACCAACACATTCGGGACCATTCCTGGAGTCGTGGCACCAATTGCGACAGGATACTTTACTAAGGAT CACACGCTGGTCGGCTGGAGAAAGGTGTTCTGGTTTGCGGCGGGGATCAACGTCGGCGGTGCTCTCTTCTACACCATATTTGGCAGCGGA